One part of the Torulaspora delbrueckii CBS 1146 chromosome 8, complete genome genome encodes these proteins:
- the TDEL0H02180 gene encoding cytochrome b5-like heme/steroid binding domain-containing protein, whose translation MSSVSRTSTREGALENFEDRNLPKIRLAEVREHNTAHDCWMAIHGRVYDVTPILSKHPGGCQILLKYAGMDATFPFDDVGHSMESLIYDMPSGTLKGLLDPRDRPMYKQHESGYEDPEGKDTECITMGHGQAENSYLIVNRLYTSILYFTIIFCALLLLFVRIRWRPDLGNSHATDMHHQDGASASLDLHQEFEENSIPAWAY comes from the coding sequence ATGAGTTCTGTTAGTCGGACAAGTACGAGAGAAGGTGCGTTGGAGAATTTTGAGGATAGAAACCTGCCGAAGATTAGACTGGCCGAAGTAAGAGAACACAATACAGCACATGACTGTTGGATGGCTATTCACGGTAGAGTATACGATGTGACGCCTATACTATCGAAACATCCCGGTGGTTGTCAGATCCTATTGAAATACGCTGGAATGGATGCTACCTTTCCATTTGATGATGTAGGTCACTCGATGGAAAGCCTGATTTACGATATGCCCTCAGgaactttgaaaggtttGCTTGATCCTAGAGATAGGCCTATGTACAAGCAGCATGAGAGCGGTTACGAAGATCCGGAGGGAAAGGACACAGAATGCATAACCATGGGCCACGGTCAAGCTGAAAACAGTTACTTGATCGTGAACAGACTCTACACTTCGATACTCTATTTTACAATAATATTTTGCGCTTTACTGCTGCTCTTCGTGAGAATCAGGTGGCGTCCAGACCTGGGGAACTCCCACGCAACTGACATGCACCATCAAGACGGCGCATCTGCATCGCTAGACCTTcatcaagagtttgaagagaacAGCATACCGGCATGGGCTTACTGA